The following are from one region of the Lacinutrix sp. Bg11-31 genome:
- a CDS encoding pseudouridine synthase, which yields MNNHNHFKIYKPYGMLSQFASNSTQQKRKRFLGELGNFPEGTMPIGRLDEKSEGLLLLTTDGKLSDYINSSGIEKEYYALVDGAITQEKIEELQKGVEIGFDGKKYQTKPCKVFKLESEPDFPERSKKIRDARHGPVSWVSLTITEGKFRQVRKMTSAVGFPTLRLVRVRVGNIAINNMKNEEVRPINIPSTL from the coding sequence TTGAATAACCACAATCACTTCAAAATATATAAACCTTACGGAATGCTTTCGCAATTCGCAAGTAACTCTACCCAACAAAAACGCAAACGTTTTCTGGGTGAATTAGGTAATTTTCCTGAAGGAACAATGCCAATTGGTAGGCTCGACGAAAAAAGTGAAGGACTACTATTATTAACTACAGATGGAAAATTAAGTGATTATATAAATTCTAGTGGTATTGAGAAAGAATACTATGCCCTAGTAGATGGAGCTATTACTCAAGAAAAAATTGAAGAACTCCAGAAAGGTGTAGAAATTGGTTTCGATGGTAAAAAGTACCAAACCAAACCTTGTAAGGTTTTTAAATTAGAATCTGAACCAGATTTCCCAGAACGCTCAAAAAAAATTAGAGACGCTAGACATGGTCCTGTTTCATGGGTTTCTTTAACAATTACGGAAGGGAAATTTAGACAAGTTCGCAAAATGACAAGCGCAGTAGGTTTTCCAACCTTAAGATTAGTGCGTGTTCGTGTTGGTAATATAGCGATTAATAACATGAAAAATGAGGAAGTTAGACCTATAAATATACCAAGCACGCTTTAA
- a CDS encoding HlyD family secretion protein — translation MLNISENKLNTKVDISNYTSSKKVFGKKHFKQFNRLLIVSAIVCIIILFLPWTQNINAAGTVTTLTPDQRPQSIQSPIPGRIEKWYVKEGDFVKKGDTILFISEVKNDYFDPNLIQRTGQQIESKNASVKSYGSKVNALNNQISALSNERGLKLKQAENKLLQAKLKVKSDSIDFEASKTNLEIATKQFKRTETLQAEGLKSLTDVEQKRLKLQETQAKLISQENKFLVAKNEILNAQVEITRTKAEYIDKISKAQSDKFSAESNQFDAEVQVSKLENNRSNYEIRNTMYYIKAPFNGYINKAIKTGIGESFKEGERLVGIMPANYDVAVETYIKPIDLPLVHIGETFRVQFDGWPAIVFSGWPDVSYGTYGAKVVAIESFISENGKFRILLAPDNEDEYAWPEAIRVGSGVRAIGLLNDVPIWFEVWRQLNGFPPDYYVPIINNTKAKK, via the coding sequence ATGTTAAATATCTCAGAAAATAAACTAAATACTAAAGTTGATATTTCTAACTACACTTCTTCTAAAAAAGTATTTGGTAAAAAACACTTTAAACAATTTAATAGATTATTAATTGTATCTGCAATCGTTTGCATTATCATCTTGTTTCTACCTTGGACTCAAAACATAAATGCAGCAGGAACTGTAACTACATTAACACCAGATCAAAGACCACAAAGTATACAATCTCCTATTCCTGGAAGAATAGAAAAATGGTATGTTAAAGAAGGTGATTTTGTAAAAAAAGGAGATACTATTCTTTTTATTTCTGAAGTAAAAAATGATTATTTCGATCCTAATTTAATCCAAAGAACAGGACAACAAATAGAGTCTAAAAATGCTTCTGTAAAAAGTTATGGTTCTAAAGTTAATGCACTTAATAATCAAATTTCGGCTTTAAGTAATGAACGTGGTTTAAAATTAAAACAAGCTGAAAACAAGTTATTGCAAGCTAAGCTGAAAGTAAAAAGTGATAGTATAGATTTTGAAGCATCGAAAACTAATTTAGAAATTGCTACAAAACAATTTAAACGTACAGAAACTTTACAAGCTGAAGGTTTAAAATCTTTAACAGATGTTGAACAAAAACGTTTAAAGCTTCAAGAAACACAAGCGAAGTTAATTTCCCAGGAGAATAAATTTTTAGTAGCTAAAAACGAAATTTTAAATGCTCAAGTTGAAATTACAAGAACTAAAGCAGAATATATAGATAAGATATCTAAAGCGCAAAGCGATAAGTTTTCGGCAGAATCTAATCAGTTTGATGCCGAAGTTCAAGTTTCAAAACTTGAAAATAACCGTTCTAATTACGAAATTAGAAACACCATGTATTATATAAAAGCGCCTTTTAATGGTTATATAAATAAAGCTATAAAAACAGGAATTGGAGAAAGTTTTAAAGAAGGAGAGCGTTTGGTTGGTATTATGCCAGCAAACTATGATGTTGCTGTGGAAACTTATATAAAGCCAATAGATTTGCCTTTGGTTCATATTGGAGAAACATTTAGAGTTCAGTTTGATGGTTGGCCTGCAATTGTATTTAGTGGTTGGCCTGATGTGTCTTATGGAACTTATGGAGCAAAAGTTGTAGCCATAGAAAGTTTTATTAGCGAGAATGGGAAATTTAGAATTCTATTGGCTCCAGATAATGAGGATGAATATGCTTGGCCAGAAGCTATAAGAGTTGGCTCTGGAGTAAGAGCTATTGGTTTATTAAATGATGTGCCTATTTGGTTCGAAGTATGGAGACAGCTTAATGGTTTTCCTCCAGATTATTATGTTCCAATAATTAATAATACTAAAGCAAAAAAGTAA
- a CDS encoding type IA DNA topoisomerase — MKVCIAEKPSVAREIASVLGATTKRDGYYEGNGYAVTYTFGHLCTLKEPSDYKPYWKSWDLNNLPMLPERFETKVSKDSGIRKQFKIVKSLFDKADVVINCGDAGQEGELIQRWVLNQAGYKGKVERLWISSLTTEAIKEGFNNLKPSEDYDNLYYAGFSRAIGDWLLGMNATRLYTVKHGGYKQVLSVGRVQTPTLAMLVNRFKEIENFKPQPYWELQTMYRDTLFSYEEGRFLKVEDGEKLAAIVKTHDFEIVSTTKKAGNEYAPKLFDLTGLQVYCNTKYGFSADETLKIVQKLYEQKVVTYPRVDTTFLPNDVYPKVAGILKNLTNYAALTAPLHGKKLKKTKKVFDDSKVTDHHAIIPTGQQMNLQYNQQQVYNIIVRRFIAVFYPDCKVSNTTVIGKAEKVKFKTTGKEVLEKGWRVVFETPNSTTKEAGMLPTFEKGEKGPHEPSFLEKQTKPPSQFTEASLLRAMETAGKQVDDDELREIMKENGIGRPSTRANIIETLFRRKYIKRNKKQVIPTVTGILLIDTIQNEMLKSAELTGKWEKQLKDIEKGTFSAGSFIKQMKQMVDRLVYEVRSETKKANISAVNNKPANSKKSVTKKITNKSAGITSEKCPKCKNGTVLKGKSAYGCSEFKKTCDFVIPFKFEGKTISEKQYVRLFQKGSTVNLKGFKIDNASAEGLVRFDENFKLKFEPKKGKVEIKSASEENICPKCNKGTIIKGKTAYGCSAYKEGCDFRFSYDAIREKANGQQLTKDLVFKILKGE, encoded by the coding sequence ATGAAAGTCTGTATCGCCGAAAAACCATCTGTAGCAAGAGAAATTGCTTCTGTTCTTGGAGCAACCACAAAACGTGATGGTTACTACGAAGGCAACGGTTATGCTGTAACTTATACTTTTGGACATCTTTGTACACTTAAAGAACCAAGCGATTATAAACCGTACTGGAAAAGTTGGGATTTAAACAATTTACCAATGTTACCCGAGCGTTTTGAAACCAAAGTGTCTAAAGATTCTGGTATAAGAAAACAATTTAAAATTGTAAAAAGTTTATTCGATAAAGCAGATGTTGTTATAAACTGTGGCGATGCAGGACAAGAAGGAGAATTAATACAACGTTGGGTTTTAAACCAAGCAGGTTATAAAGGCAAAGTAGAAAGACTCTGGATTTCGTCGCTTACAACCGAGGCTATAAAAGAAGGTTTTAATAACTTAAAACCTTCTGAAGATTACGATAATTTATATTACGCAGGCTTTTCGCGTGCTATTGGAGATTGGCTTTTAGGTATGAATGCTACACGTTTATACACTGTAAAACATGGTGGTTACAAGCAAGTATTATCTGTTGGTCGTGTGCAAACACCTACTCTAGCAATGCTAGTAAATAGATTTAAAGAAATAGAAAACTTTAAGCCACAACCGTATTGGGAGTTGCAAACCATGTATCGCGATACTTTATTTAGTTATGAAGAAGGTCGTTTTCTTAAAGTTGAAGATGGTGAAAAACTTGCAGCCATTGTAAAAACTCACGATTTCGAAATTGTGTCTACAACCAAAAAAGCAGGAAATGAATATGCACCAAAACTGTTCGATTTAACAGGTTTACAAGTGTATTGTAACACTAAATATGGTTTTTCTGCAGACGAAACTTTAAAAATTGTTCAGAAATTATACGAGCAAAAAGTAGTTACCTACCCAAGAGTAGATACTACATTTTTACCAAACGATGTATATCCAAAAGTAGCAGGAATACTTAAAAACTTAACCAATTATGCAGCTTTAACAGCACCTTTACATGGTAAAAAGCTAAAGAAAACTAAAAAAGTTTTTGATGACAGTAAAGTAACAGATCACCACGCAATTATACCAACTGGTCAACAAATGAATTTGCAATACAACCAGCAACAGGTTTACAATATTATTGTACGTCGTTTTATTGCAGTGTTTTATCCAGATTGTAAAGTCTCTAATACCACTGTTATTGGTAAAGCAGAAAAAGTAAAGTTTAAAACCACAGGAAAAGAGGTATTAGAAAAAGGTTGGCGAGTTGTATTCGAAACACCAAATTCAACAACTAAAGAAGCAGGAATGTTACCTACATTCGAGAAAGGTGAAAAAGGACCACACGAACCTTCGTTTTTAGAAAAACAAACAAAACCACCAAGTCAATTTACAGAAGCCTCACTCCTACGTGCTATGGAAACAGCAGGAAAACAGGTGGATGACGACGAGCTTCGTGAGATTATGAAAGAAAACGGTATTGGCCGTCCTTCCACACGTGCCAATATTATTGAAACATTATTCCGAAGAAAATATATAAAACGTAATAAAAAACAGGTAATCCCAACCGTTACAGGAATTCTGTTAATTGATACCATTCAAAATGAAATGCTAAAATCTGCCGAGCTTACAGGAAAGTGGGAAAAGCAGTTAAAAGATATTGAAAAAGGTACGTTTAGTGCTGGAAGTTTTATCAAGCAGATGAAACAAATGGTCGATCGTTTGGTTTATGAAGTGAGAAGTGAAACTAAGAAAGCTAATATTTCGGCAGTAAATAATAAACCAGCAAATTCTAAGAAAAGTGTAACTAAAAAGATTACTAATAAATCGGCAGGGATTACTTCTGAAAAATGCCCGAAATGTAAAAATGGTACTGTTCTTAAAGGGAAATCGGCTTATGGTTGTTCAGAGTTTAAAAAGACTTGTGATTTCGTTATTCCGTTTAAATTTGAAGGTAAAACAATTTCAGAAAAACAATATGTTAGGTTGTTTCAAAAAGGATCGACTGTAAATTTAAAAGGCTTTAAAATTGATAACGCTTCTGCTGAAGGATTAGTAAGATTTGATGAAAACTTTAAACTTAAATTCGAGCCTAAAAAAGGTAAAGTTGAAATTAAGAGTGCTTCCGAAGAAAATATTTGTCCGAAATGTAATAAAGGAACCATTATAAAAGGAAAAACAGCTTATGGTTGTAGTGCTTATAAAGAAGGTTGCGACTTTAGATTTAGCTACGATGCTATTCGTGAAAAAGCCAATGGACAACAATTAACCAAGGATTTAGTTTTTAAGATATTAAAAGGAGAATAA
- a CDS encoding mechanosensitive ion channel family protein, whose amino-acid sequence MKEQIAYFFSNYYQAFGLTPNMSKYANMFTLLLIALIVTYVIDRVIRTILRAISVRVAKHTKSPFDDLLLANKVPRNVAHIIPLIIALKLLPIVFIDFSIIEIPIRKILQVLFIVLTLWIVRSILFTLEDYFKTLPRLRDKPIDSYIQVFMIFAWVAGVFAAIAVFSDVSILKFITGFGAASAIILLIFKDTILGFVASIQVSINDMVRIGDWITFEKYGADGDVVEINLATVKVQNFDNTITTIPTYAMISDSFKNWRGMTNSDGRRIKRHLMIKQDSIKFLTAKDIERLKGIEIISAYLEQMGGKIDSYNTQNSIDKTLLLNGRNLTNIGVFRKYIQTYLESHSAINKDMLLMARQLQATAEGVPLEIYAFSKDKRWENYEYVMSDLFDHFLAAVPAFDLEIFEYPSSSNFKTK is encoded by the coding sequence ATGAAAGAGCAAATAGCCTATTTCTTTTCTAATTATTACCAAGCTTTTGGGCTTACTCCAAATATGTCTAAGTATGCTAATATGTTTACATTGTTGCTAATAGCACTTATTGTAACCTATGTTATAGATAGAGTTATTAGAACAATTTTGCGAGCAATATCTGTTCGTGTTGCAAAGCATACCAAATCTCCTTTTGATGATTTGTTATTAGCTAATAAAGTGCCACGAAACGTAGCACATATTATACCGTTAATAATTGCATTAAAATTATTACCAATTGTTTTTATTGATTTTAGTATTATAGAAATTCCTATTCGTAAAATACTTCAAGTACTCTTTATAGTTTTAACATTATGGATTGTTAGAAGTATTTTGTTTACGCTCGAAGATTACTTTAAAACCTTACCGCGTTTAAGAGATAAGCCTATAGATAGTTATATTCAAGTATTCATGATTTTTGCATGGGTTGCTGGTGTTTTTGCTGCTATTGCAGTGTTTAGCGATGTGTCTATATTGAAGTTTATTACTGGTTTTGGTGCTGCTTCTGCTATTATTCTACTTATTTTTAAAGATACTATTCTTGGTTTTGTAGCAAGTATTCAAGTGTCTATTAACGATATGGTTCGTATTGGAGATTGGATTACTTTCGAGAAATATGGAGCAGATGGTGATGTTGTAGAAATAAACCTAGCAACTGTAAAGGTTCAGAATTTCGATAATACTATTACTACTATTCCTACGTATGCTATGATTTCAGATTCTTTTAAGAACTGGAGAGGTATGACGAATTCTGATGGTCGACGAATTAAAAGACACTTGATGATTAAGCAAGATTCTATTAAATTTTTAACAGCAAAGGATATTGAACGCTTAAAAGGCATAGAGATAATTAGTGCCTATTTAGAGCAAATGGGAGGTAAAATAGACAGCTATAATACACAAAACAGTATAGATAAAACACTTTTATTAAACGGAAGAAACCTTACTAATATAGGTGTTTTTAGAAAATACATTCAAACATATTTAGAAAGCCACTCGGCAATTAACAAGGATATGCTATTAATGGCTAGGCAATTACAAGCAACTGCAGAAGGTGTTCCTTTGGAAATTTACGCTTTTAGTAAAGATAAAAGATGGGAAAATTACGAATATGTAATGTCAGATTTGTTTGATCATTTTCTTGCTGCAGTTCCAGCTTTTGATTTAGAAATTTTTGAATACCCAAGTTCTAGTAACTTTAAAACTAAATAA
- a CDS encoding peptidase domain-containing ABC transporter, translating to MPKNVVVAWKRFVGLLKLDKKDVRQIFFYAIFAGLVSLSLPLGIQAIINLLQSAQISTSWMVLVGLVTLGVVFVGILQLMQIRIIENVQQKIFTRASFEFAYRFPKMTMSGLNGYYPPELVNRFFDTLTIQKGLSKILIDFPAALLQIILGLILLSFYHPFFIIYGILLLILMYIVFKFTAQKGLATSLEESDNKYKVAHWLQEVARSILSFKLSGRTSLAMEKNDKLVTSYLEARENHFRILILQFIQLIGFKVLVTAGLLIIGGLLVLNQQMNIGQFVAAEIIILLVIASVEKLILGLETIYDVLTSIEKLGKIVDKPLESQEGEILDLEQDQLIVELDEVNYSVADRDTPILNNISLKIEPKQVILITGKSGSGKSSLLKLVAGLISPTRGKIYANNKSLIGLNINSYRSHIGQALTEETPFEGTLLENITFGDKNITTDQVNDAIKNVGLKDFVKALPLGLKTVLYPEGRGISFTVSKKIMLARSIVKRPKLLLLKEPLDQFETNEAKQIIDYLTNPSHNWTLVVVSQNILWNNKATKTITLNKGEITNTL from the coding sequence ATGCCTAAAAATGTTGTTGTAGCGTGGAAACGCTTTGTGGGCTTACTTAAGCTAGATAAAAAAGATGTTAGACAAATATTTTTCTATGCCATTTTTGCCGGATTAGTAAGTTTGTCACTTCCTCTAGGAATACAAGCAATTATTAATCTACTACAAAGTGCTCAAATTAGTACATCGTGGATGGTACTGGTTGGTTTGGTGACTTTAGGAGTTGTGTTTGTTGGGATTTTGCAATTAATGCAAATTAGAATTATAGAAAACGTTCAACAAAAAATATTTACTAGAGCATCATTTGAATTTGCTTATCGTTTTCCAAAAATGACAATGAGCGGATTAAATGGTTATTATCCACCAGAATTGGTAAATAGGTTTTTCGATACACTTACGATTCAAAAAGGATTGTCGAAAATATTAATCGATTTCCCTGCTGCTTTATTGCAAATTATTCTTGGATTAATACTCTTGTCATTTTACCATCCGTTCTTTATAATTTACGGTATACTCCTATTAATACTTATGTACATTGTGTTTAAATTTACAGCACAAAAAGGACTTGCAACTAGTTTAGAAGAGTCGGATAATAAGTATAAAGTAGCACATTGGCTACAAGAAGTAGCACGTTCTATTTTAAGTTTTAAACTCTCTGGACGTACAAGTTTAGCTATGGAAAAAAATGATAAACTAGTAACAAGTTATTTAGAAGCTAGGGAAAATCATTTTAGAATTCTAATTCTTCAGTTTATACAACTTATTGGTTTTAAAGTATTAGTAACTGCTGGATTATTAATTATTGGAGGTTTATTAGTTTTAAATCAGCAAATGAATATTGGACAATTTGTTGCGGCAGAGATTATTATTTTATTAGTTATTGCTTCTGTAGAAAAATTAATTCTTGGATTAGAAACTATTTACGATGTCCTTACTTCTATCGAGAAATTAGGGAAAATTGTTGATAAGCCTTTAGAATCGCAAGAAGGTGAGATTTTAGATTTAGAGCAAGATCAATTAATTGTAGAATTAGACGAAGTAAATTACTCAGTAGCAGATAGAGATACACCTATATTAAATAATATTTCACTTAAAATAGAACCTAAACAAGTTATATTAATTACAGGTAAAAGTGGTTCTGGCAAATCAAGTTTATTAAAACTAGTTGCAGGTTTAATTTCTCCAACAAGAGGAAAAATATACGCCAATAACAAATCGTTAATTGGGTTAAATATTAATTCTTACCGTTCGCATATTGGACAAGCATTAACAGAAGAAACACCTTTTGAAGGTACTTTGTTAGAGAATATAACCTTTGGAGATAAAAATATTACTACAGATCAAGTAAACGATGCTATTAAAAATGTTGGTTTAAAAGATTTTGTAAAAGCATTACCATTAGGTTTAAAAACGGTTCTATATCCTGAAGGGAGAGGTATTTCGTTTACCGTTTCTAAAAAAATAATGTTGGCTAGAAGTATTGTTAAACGTCCTAAATTACTACTACTAAAGGAGCCATTAGATCAATTTGAAACAAACGAAGCCAAACAAATAATAGATTATTTAACTAATCCGTCTCACAATTGGACACTTGTAGTTGTTAGTCAAAATATATTATGGAATAATAAAGCTACAAAAACAATAACCTTAAATAAAGGAGAAATAACTAACACTTTATAG
- a CDS encoding TetR/AcrR family transcriptional regulator: protein MKYLLSNIKININEKIYLKDPESSDLGKRIIENSILLIDTIGFDAFTFKKVGTKIGSNESSIYRYFESKHMLLLYLTSWYWTWLEYQLVLSTNSIENKNDKLEKAITVLCQTTIIDSAFSHIDEVVLKRIVINEYSKSYLTKEVDSKNKEGYFSVYKRLVNRLKDIIVAIDNDYKYPLTLASTVIDGAMHQHFLKDHFQSITECNTTVQPTDFFKDLVFNTLKLK from the coding sequence ATGAAATATTTACTCTCGAACATTAAGATTAATATTAACGAAAAAATCTATTTAAAAGATCCAGAATCTTCAGATCTAGGAAAGCGTATTATTGAGAATAGTATTCTTTTAATAGACACGATTGGTTTTGATGCTTTTACTTTTAAAAAAGTAGGAACTAAAATTGGTTCTAATGAAAGCTCTATTTATCGTTATTTCGAGAGCAAACACATGCTTCTACTTTATTTAACATCCTGGTATTGGACTTGGCTAGAATACCAATTGGTATTATCAACTAATAGTATAGAAAACAAAAATGATAAGTTAGAAAAAGCCATAACAGTGCTTTGCCAAACAACTATAATAGATTCTGCTTTTAGCCATATTGACGAGGTTGTATTAAAGCGAATAGTTATTAACGAATATTCTAAATCATACTTAACAAAGGAAGTCGATAGTAAAAATAAAGAAGGTTATTTTTCGGTCTATAAAAGATTAGTGAATAGGTTAAAGGATATTATTGTTGCTATAGATAACGATTATAAATATCCATTAACCTTAGCTAGTACAGTAATAGATGGCGCAATGCATCAACACTTTTTAAAAGATCATTTTCAATCTATTACAGAGTGTAATACTACTGTTCAGCCTACAGATTTCTTTAAAGATTTAGTGTTTAATACTTTAAAACTTAAATAA
- a CDS encoding T9SS type A sorting domain-containing protein yields MNKITFLFILFSAIGYSQDIQFNDPDLLSYLTTKICVDTDGDGVFDSNADFNNDDQIQLSEAQQVLSFKFSTLANNIDDLGGFENFSSLQHIDVSTIDITYLDFSVWLSLESIKLSSSIDSFVFDNPLLTSFQLQNVGFNNPLFDLTNLPNLEYVRIQSSGLTDNLIFGTHNNLEELIIAAGTYSTLNLSGMPALKYLTIDEFIGTSIDISNATVLEEFSFRYTDNTTTITGLDASSSLQRIDFSQDNYYNSPSNLDVILNNQSLNDVTVYGANSFSLSNNISDIGEIELYFVNDIIDINNSNFTYIDSSLNAALSIINTNPTQLNLSNIEGLKFLTFQELITNLPLDLSTVETERVSFNTSSLTELNLKNGNTLQYFYSGFDTDIQFICVDSEELSIVENGYNNTNLPAVIHPYCTFVLGGEYYEVTGDILVDIGTGCLAYTNGSIFDLQFTVTDGLNADIFYANNTNNYSYTLPEGNHTLTSQLIGMDYWTVTPSSIDLNFPTDASPHTQDFCITPNGVHDDLEITIVPIEQAVPGFNTDYKLVYKNKGNTILSGDIIFTYNDDLMNLLTVSPMVDSQSSGFLSWNYTSLQPFEVREIDLTMTLNTPTHPDFPLNSDDVLTFETTVNPSVSDETPDDNTFVLNQIVVNAFDPNDKTCLEGETITIDQVGKYVHYLIRFENNGTANAVNVVVKDAIDTTKYSVNSLIPLNSSHAFSTRISNGNEVEFIFENISLPFDDANNDGYILFKIKTLSSLVLGDSFSNEAKIYFDFNAPIITNNETTTIQENLSVDEFNLNSLITIYPNPTKDYFKINNSGGVEFEEVELYDISGKRVLKFIKTEVYNIAKLNSGIYFAKIKTNKTEVVKKIIKM; encoded by the coding sequence ATGAATAAAATTACTTTTCTCTTTATATTATTTTCTGCAATTGGTTATAGCCAGGATATTCAGTTTAACGACCCAGATTTACTCTCTTATCTTACAACTAAAATATGTGTAGATACAGATGGTGATGGTGTTTTTGACTCTAATGCAGATTTTAATAACGATGATCAAATTCAATTAAGTGAAGCACAGCAAGTTTTAAGCTTTAAATTTAGTACACTAGCTAATAATATTGATGATTTAGGTGGCTTTGAAAACTTTAGTAGCCTGCAGCATATAGATGTGTCTACTATAGATATAACTTATTTAGACTTTAGTGTGTGGCTGTCTTTAGAGTCTATTAAACTATCTTCTTCTATCGACAGCTTTGTATTTGATAATCCATTGTTAACTAGTTTTCAGCTTCAAAATGTTGGGTTTAATAATCCACTTTTCGATTTAACAAACCTACCAAACTTAGAGTATGTAAGAATACAGAGTTCTGGGCTAACAGATAATTTAATTTTTGGAACACATAATAATCTTGAAGAATTAATAATTGCGGCTGGTACATACTCAACATTAAATTTATCTGGAATGCCAGCTTTAAAATATTTAACAATAGATGAATTTATTGGTACAAGTATTGATATTTCTAACGCTACAGTATTAGAAGAGTTTTCTTTTAGATACACAGATAATACAACTACAATAACAGGATTAGATGCTTCTAGTTCATTACAAAGAATAGATTTTAGTCAAGACAATTATTATAACAGCCCATCTAATTTAGATGTGATCTTAAATAATCAGTCATTAAATGATGTAACTGTTTATGGTGCTAATTCTTTTTCTTTGAGTAATAATATTTCAGATATTGGTGAAATAGAACTCTATTTTGTAAATGATATAATCGATATTAATAATAGTAATTTTACTTATATAGATAGTTCTTTAAATGCAGCACTCTCAATTATAAATACAAATCCAACGCAATTAAATTTATCAAACATTGAAGGATTGAAGTTTTTAACGTTTCAAGAATTGATAACTAATTTGCCATTAGATTTATCTACGGTAGAAACAGAACGTGTCTCTTTTAACACATCTAGTCTTACTGAGCTTAATTTAAAAAACGGTAATACATTACAATATTTTTATAGTGGTTTTGATACTGATATTCAATTTATATGTGTCGATAGTGAAGAGCTAAGCATAGTCGAAAATGGTTATAACAACACTAATTTACCAGCTGTTATACATCCGTATTGCACATTTGTTTTAGGAGGTGAATACTATGAGGTTACTGGAGATATATTGGTAGATATAGGTACTGGATGTTTAGCATATACTAATGGATCTATATTTGATTTGCAGTTTACAGTAACAGATGGTTTAAATGCAGATATCTTTTACGCAAATAACACCAATAATTATTCTTACACCTTGCCAGAAGGTAATCATACATTAACGAGTCAGCTTATTGGTATGGATTATTGGACAGTGACGCCGTCGAGTATAGATTTAAATTTCCCAACAGATGCTAGTCCACATACACAAGATTTTTGTATTACTCCTAATGGTGTTCATGACGATTTAGAAATAACAATTGTACCAATAGAACAAGCGGTTCCTGGTTTTAATACAGATTACAAATTAGTTTATAAAAACAAAGGAAACACAATACTATCTGGTGATATTATCTTTACTTATAATGATGATTTAATGAACTTACTAACTGTAAGCCCAATGGTAGATTCTCAATCTTCTGGTTTTTTATCTTGGAATTATACAAGCTTGCAGCCTTTTGAGGTTAGAGAAATCGATTTAACGATGACTTTAAATACACCAACACATCCTGACTTTCCATTAAATAGCGATGATGTATTAACTTTTGAAACTACTGTAAATCCATCAGTTTCGGATGAGACACCAGATGATAATACGTTTGTTTTAAACCAAATAGTAGTTAACGCTTTCGATCCTAATGATAAAACATGTTTGGAAGGAGAAACCATAACAATAGACCAAGTTGGAAAGTATGTACATTATTTAATTAGATTTGAGAATAATGGTACTGCAAATGCTGTAAATGTTGTTGTAAAAGATGCTATTGATACTACTAAATATAGTGTAAATTCATTAATACCATTAAATTCTAGTCATGCTTTTAGTACAAGAATTAGTAATGGAAATGAAGTAGAATTTATATTCGAAAATATTAGTTTGCCTTTTGATGATGCTAACAATGATGGTTATATTTTATTTAAAATTAAAACGCTATCAAGTTTAGTTTTAGGTGATAGTTTTAGTAATGAAGCAAAAATTTATTTTGATTTTAATGCTCCAATAATAACTAATAACGAAACCACAACAATACAAGAAAACTTAAGTGTTGATGAATTTAATTTAAATAGTTTAATTACAATCTATCCAAATCCAACTAAAGATTATTTTAAAATAAACAACTCTGGTGGAGTTGAATTTGAAGAAGTTGAGTTATATGACATTTCAGGAAAAAGAGTTTTAAAATTTATTAAAACTGAAGTATATAATATCGCTAAATTGAACTCAGGAATTTATTTTGCAAAAATAAAAACCAATAAAACAGAAGTTGTAAAAAAGATAATTAAAATGTAG